The nucleotide sequence ACTTTATACTTGTCCctatatgcacagggtatggtatgaatgtagcaatcgtagatgaattgaagtatgcagagttaaaaaatttaatgtcattatcgactaaagtagttaattattgagaatttcaacaacttacgttgtacaaaatattgtggaaaatataaccttacttccttgtatctcgatacttccttgtttatttttcaagcctactctaataatatttatatttggcgcttcttttaagagttaccctgatgcaaatgtggcgccgtcctaatttaatacattttgacgacactttttcatatacacagatgactctccttacctctaccctccatagtccaatTGACAGATACCAGTCATAGAGAATACACTAGTACCTTGTGGAAATTTGTTACTACGTTGCCCAGGTTTAATTTGAAAACGAAACTTAAGTTCATTTTctgttttgatttttaatgCATTCAAGTCATtgaacatataaattatttttttttctttattctttactGTACAGAAAAGGAAAAGGTATATCATCACTAGTCATTTTCCAAGTGGATACGAATAAAACGATAATTATGATCCACGTACGATAATTTACAGCCTTGGTAGGATAGTTGCCTGGCTTTAGGTTGtgaatatggagggtagaggtaaggaggatcatctgtgtatatgaaaaagtgtcgtcaaaatgtattaaattaggatggcgccacatttgcatcaaggtaactcttaaaagaagcgccaaatataaatattgttagagtaggcttgaaaaataaacaaggaagtaaggttatatttaccacaatattttgtacaacgtaagttgttgaaattctcaataattaactactttagtcgataattacattaaatgttttcactctgcatacttcaattcatctacgattgctacattcataccataccctgtgcatccaccagcgccattgtggaggatttttgaactgttatttagcgcatatagatggacactttttcaacttttctcccatataagactctccttacctctaccctccatagttgtGAAAACTCAACGTCAATCAAATTAATTGTCAATGCCAACTGTCAAGTACTCAAACATTTGAGACAAAAATGTGTTCAAATCTCGttcgaataaaatttattggaaAAAGACATAATTTTTTAGCCCTGTGTGTTTAAATCAAGGTAACCCTCAGACCTATTTGTACTAGGTCGGTgataaaaccttttaaaactactGCACCTAAAATGGGAAAAGGTAAAAAGTTCtctagtaaaaaaagaaaagcttcCATTAAAGTACTaagtaagaagaagaaatatataaataaggaacATGAAGGTAAGAATAAGAAAGCAATTTTTAATCGATATAAAGACAAGCAGAAAGTTGAGGAGGAGCTTGTTAAAAGAAGACAAATGGAACGAAGGTTCCAGAATCAGCAGACAGTTATTTCTGAGAGTGAAGAAGAAACAGAGGAAGATTCATATGGGCAATTAGTCTCATGTTTTAAATGCAATGACAATTCTAACATGGTTGCTGAGAGTGATGGAGACACATCTGGTGTGGAATCAGATGATGGTATGAACGATACAGCAAAATGTTCGGAGATAGAACATAATGAGAATAATGATCATAGCTTGGATGATGAAGAAAGTTCTGATGAACAAGAGGGTTtagtaagttaaataataagaaatataatattgctTATTTAGTGTTCAAGTATTTAATGATATTGAGTTTGAAAGCAGTTTAActgatagatattattttaatctgcGTTAATAAGGTTGTGGCAATGAATAGATTCAATATTAGAGATATTTTTCTAGAAttgtagaaaaatattatatttcaaaattgtttattttttattcagtcaAATTGTTATTCAGTCCAAAAATTATTCAGATATGTATAAAGTATTCTATAACATCATAActtgaatttaatttgttttataattattgtgggttcaacattttaatttcacattgtcttgaaatattatgttttagatGGAAGAAACTGTAAAGGAAAATGATGTGGATACTTTGAATGATCCGTTTACAAAGCACCTTCAATATGATTTAGAAGATGAATTAATTGTTGCACTATCAAATGTTCCCCAAACAGTTAAAGAGACTAGTAAAAGGTGGCCAGTCCTTGGGAATCTAGTTATAAGCATACCACAATCAGTTGCATTATCATCAAAGACAAAACCAAAATTCTCTTTATTAGAAGAAAAGGTATATGCATCTGCAGCAACAGTGCCCCATGTTATAAACAATATTGATTTCAAACAACTGTATCTTAAGCCTCAAATTTGCACAAATCTTGTttctgcaaataaaaataatttagtgaaAAGAGATTTGGAGCTTACAGACATATTAACTCCACTACAAAAGGAATTATTTGCCATTGTGAATAACTACCAGGATTTATACTATCCCGAGAGGACTTTTAGTAATGCAGATGAAATCCGATTTACTTATTGTCTCCATATAGTTAATCATATGTTAAAGACTAGAACAAAAATTTTGAATCACAATGCTAAAATAGCTAAAAGGTCTGATTTATCAGAAGATTATCAGGATCAGGGATTAGTTAGGCCaaaggtaatatttttataatttttctattataGGTTGAACTTTTACTAAACATGTTCcctatttcatttatataaatgtattcttgttaataaaaaataattttgctttgTTGGGTATGCTATTAATttcactatatatattttattcttcattATTAAGTATAGTTGACGCTTGCAGCTCTACTTTAATCTGCATAGAATTTGCCAATTCTTATATGCAGGGCTCGGAAACAAGAAACTTGTCATTAACCCAGGTAATGGAATAATTTCCGTTAAGGTTTCGGtttcgtttttttaaacaaggaaaccggttttatttaatttcactccATAGATTGAAATTAAACAgttttacaaactttaatttCAGATCTTTTAGTGATTTGCTGTACACTCTGCTATGAACACGAGTAAACTGAATAGGCAGGACGTTTAGATGGTTATTAGCTATTGCCATGCACAACATTTTTCTTAGAttgcttgctttttttttaaagtagccAAAAGTGTCAGCATATAATGGATACCTAAGTCATTCTTATTCCTAAAACTACTAATTatcaagctttttttattcttcatatAAGAACAAGTCTGTCTAagaatagatattatttatataatttttgttctttGCAGCAAAGTAGGACTTGCACGCGCCACTAAATAGGCTAGGCATTTGTCAAAGGTTTACcgcataattttatgaaatcgTTGCTCAATTAGAATGGTAACAATGGCTCTTTAATTGCCTTTTGGTTTGTTCAATCATTTAACCGATAAAACAGAACACTAAAATTTACCAGTAAATTGAAAATGGTTCAGAGCCCtgcttattttattgtatgcaGGTAACTGGACTTAAAAACaatgacttaaaaaaatgaTGAGCAAACTTGAAGATGCTATGAAGTGAAGACAATATAGGATTGTATGCAGTTTGGTTAATCTAACATAATTGATTTCTGCAGGTATTAATCATAGTCCCCTTCAAAGATGCAGCATACAGAGTAGTGAAGACTTTAATTGATTTAGTAGTGCCGAAAGAAGCAGGCCAAGTTGTAAACAAAAATAGGTTTGAGGAAGACTTCACTGGAGGAGAGATAATAATGCCCACTAAGAATCCAAAGCCAGAGGATTATGAACTATTGTTTAGCGGCAACACAGATGATACGTTTAGGTTGGGCCTGACCTTGacaaagaaaacattaaaggtaattattgaaataataatatgacaataacttacatatacataaattaaattaaaaagcaactaACAGTGTTGATGATTACAGATAAAGTCAATCTATCActcaatatacttttattgcacacaacaaaaagtacataaaaaaagaaaagtataacaaaacaacgtatacaattcggcggccttatcgcttcatagcgatttcttccaggcaaccaatggtgaagaaaacaaatacagaaaaagttaatttaaagtgTGTGACAACAATCTCTGGATTGTTCTCAACATAAATATCACAATGTCAATACATTCATAAGGCTTTATGGGTtgcaaagttatattaaaatcgatttaatttcaattaataaaaacactacattctatattatgaaaattaagcttaatatgttccgcg is from Pararge aegeria chromosome 19, ilParAegt1.1, whole genome shotgun sequence and encodes:
- the LOC120632231 gene encoding digestive organ expansion factor homolog — encoded protein: MGKGKKFSSKKRKASIKVLSKKKKYINKEHEGKNKKAIFNRYKDKQKVEEELVKRRQMERRFQNQQTVISESEEETEEDSYGQLVSCFKCNDNSNMVAESDGDTSGVESDDGMNDTAKCSEIEHNENNDHSLDDEESSDEQEGLMEETVKENDVDTLNDPFTKHLQYDLEDELIVALSNVPQTVKETSKRWPVLGNLVISIPQSVALSSKTKPKFSLLEEKVYASAATVPHVINNIDFKQLYLKPQICTNLVSANKNNLVKRDLELTDILTPLQKELFAIVNNYQDLYYPERTFSNADEIRFTYCLHIVNHMLKTRTKILNHNAKIAKRSDLSEDYQDQGLVRPKVLIIVPFKDAAYRVVKTLIDLVVPKEAGQVVNKNRFEEDFTGGEIIMPTKNPKPEDYELLFSGNTDDTFRLGLTLTKKTLKLYTDFYSSDILIASPLGLRMIVGAEGEEHRDYDFLASIEVLIMDQADVFLMQNWDHLLHIMDHFHLQPKKTHGTDFSRVRSWAVNGWAKYYRQTLVFSSVALPEIKSVLNRKCQNYAGKVLVVNPPEVGSIQQVLVQVPQLFHRINATSPLAAVDARFEYFIKEILPKQRDTLMSHTLIYVPSYFDFVRIRNYFKKEDIGFVQICEYSKDAKIARARDMFFHTEAHFLLYSERVHFFRRFRIKGIRHIIFYQPPTYPHFYSEICNLMQESNQNKYGGSDCNMTLTVLYCKYDLQRVAGALGSARAANMAAADKAVHMFVTGDK